A stretch of DNA from Clostridium sp. JN-9:
TTTTACCAATATAGCCTACTATTCCGCACATAAATATCTTCCTTCCTAAATTTAGAAACACTTCTACCCTTACATTTCAGGGATAAAATTGAATCCAACCCCCTAAAATTGAATTTTGGTTGGTATTTAAAAAGTTTTTAACACCTGATTGATGTTGTTCCAGAAATCACTTTCTGGCTTTACCAATCTTTAACGGTAGTGCTTACCGCGGGGCATCCGCCGAAGACTTCGATACTCCCCGTCCTCGTCAAGTTAATCCAAAAGGCTTAACTTCTGGCGCTTTAAAGATTTTGTATATTTACTAATTCTCACCTGCCTTTGTAATTTAATGTTACCTCCCATATTAAAGGGGACAATATATTATATTAATATAATTGTCCCCAGGTCAATAAAAATAAATTTTATTTTATATAATAATTAATTTTTGAAATTTAACTTCATTAATTTGCTTTCTTCTCAATTAGTTCTGCTAAAGAATGAGCCATCCCATCAAGTTCCTGCTGGTCTTCCCCTTCCAGCATTACCCTTACAAGCGGTTCTGTTCCTGAAGGTCTTATAAGCACTCTTCCGCATCCATCTAATCTGGCTTCCATCTTCTTTATTTCAGCAATGATTTCTTCATCTTTCTCATGAATATCCTTTTTATCATTTGGTACAGAAGCATTGACCAATACCTGAGGCAGTTCCTTCATCATTGAAGCTAAATCTGAAAGTTTCTTTCCGGATTTCTTTACTATTGATGCAATTTGGAGAGCTGTTATAAGTCCATCACCAGTAGTATTAAAATCCAGGAAAATAATATGACCTGACTGTTCTCCACCCAGCTTATAGTCCTCCTTAAGCATTTCTTCAAGCACATATCTGTCTCCAACTTTTGTTTTTACAGATTTTATTCCAATTTTATTTAAAGCAATATCAAGACCCAGGTTGCTCATTACTGTAACTACAACCGAGCTTTTATTTAATTTATTCTTTTCATTTAAATATTTTCCACAAATAGCTATAATAAAATCTCCATTTATTAACTTGCCGTTACTGTCTACAGCAAGGCATCTATCAGCATCTCCATCAAAGGCAAATCCTAAATCACAATTTTTTCTTACAACATAATCCATAAGTTCTTCAGGATGGGTTGACCCGCAATTCTTATTAATATTAATTCCATCAGGATCATTATTAATTACTAAAACTTCGGCTCCAAGTTCTTTAAAAGCTTTTACTGAAGTAATATAGGATGCCCCATTTGCACAGTCTAAAGCTATTTTCAAACCATTTAAGTTTACATCAATAGTAGA
This window harbors:
- the glmM gene encoding phosphoglucosamine mutase — encoded protein: MGRMFGTDGVRGIANSELSAELAYKLGKAGAYVLTEGAHKPKILVGMDTRISGDMLESALVSGILSVGAEAVCVGVIPTPAVAYLTRKYNADAGVVISASHNPVEYNGIKFFNGEGYKLKDELEDKIQSVIESNFAEVPVPTGASLGRKTQECGEAIGDYVEFAKSTIDVNLNGLKIALDCANGASYITSVKAFKELGAEVLVINNDPDGININKNCGSTHPEELMDYVVRKNCDLGFAFDGDADRCLAVDSNGKLINGDFIIAICGKYLNEKNKLNKSSVVVTVMSNLGLDIALNKIGIKSVKTKVGDRYVLEEMLKEDYKLGGEQSGHIIFLDFNTTGDGLITALQIASIVKKSGKKLSDLASMMKELPQVLVNASVPNDKKDIHEKDEEIIAEIKKMEARLDGCGRVLIRPSGTEPLVRVMLEGEDQQELDGMAHSLAELIEKKAN